The proteins below come from a single Chryseobacterium sp. MA9 genomic window:
- a CDS encoding glycosyltransferase family 2 protein — protein MNPKISVILPAYNAEQYLRTAVDSILAQSFKDFELLVINDGSTDFTKEIILSYNDERIRYIENEKNLGLIDTLNKGILLSKGEYIARMDADDICHSSRFQMQIDFMEKNPEYIICSSSRKEFAHSISHFHLSVLPVDDTSIRIHSIFSTPFTHPAVMFRAGIIKENNLFFEKDYKYAEDYQLWIKILQYGKGYNFRMPLLYYRDTPNSQTNIGAGQIEQRKRTISNIQQLALQQQNIVLNQKELDFIYILSLSDKIRNISFEDFSVDFILSFFKKLSLELKSNYPNNEFNVNRVLGKRYLKILLFNLKRLPFTHVMKLALSKSTFFGIYELINEKIGNK, from the coding sequence ATGAATCCTAAAATTTCGGTAATTTTACCTGCATATAATGCTGAACAGTATCTTAGAACAGCAGTAGACAGTATACTTGCACAAAGTTTTAAAGACTTTGAATTGTTGGTTATTAATGATGGTTCCACAGATTTTACAAAAGAAATCATATTAAGCTATAATGATGAAAGGATAAGATACATTGAAAATGAAAAGAATTTAGGATTAATAGATACTTTGAATAAAGGGATCTTATTATCAAAAGGTGAATATATTGCCAGAATGGATGCCGATGATATATGCCATTCATCCCGTTTTCAAATGCAGATAGATTTCATGGAGAAAAATCCGGAATATATTATCTGCAGCTCATCCAGAAAGGAATTTGCCCATTCTATTTCTCATTTTCATCTAAGTGTACTTCCAGTTGATGATACATCAATTAGAATACATTCAATTTTCAGTACACCTTTTACCCATCCGGCAGTGATGTTCAGGGCTGGTATTATTAAAGAGAATAATCTTTTTTTTGAGAAGGATTATAAGTATGCTGAAGATTATCAATTGTGGATCAAAATTTTACAATATGGTAAGGGATACAATTTTAGAATGCCTTTGTTGTATTATAGAGATACACCCAATAGCCAAACCAATATTGGAGCTGGCCAGATAGAACAGAGAAAGAGAACAATATCCAATATTCAGCAGCTGGCTTTACAGCAGCAGAATATAGTTTTAAATCAAAAAGAATTAGATTTTATTTATATTCTGTCTTTATCGGATAAGATTAGAAATATCAGTTTTGAAGACTTTTCAGTGGATTTCATTCTTTCCTTTTTTAAGAAACTGTCTTTAGAACTAAAATCAAATTACCCGAATAATGAATTCAATGTTAATCGTGTTTTAGGTAAAAGATATCTTAAAATTTTATTATTTAACTTAAAAAGGTTACCATTTACCCATGTAATGAAGTTAGCATTGAGTAAATCAACTTTTTTTGG